One genomic region from Conexibacter woesei DSM 14684 encodes:
- a CDS encoding RNA polymerase sigma factor, protein MAGAIAESRVPQPGAWDWERMRAAATREARRYLLASHDIDDVVQEALMRAWRRRDSCAGEDQMPWMRQIARNEALRLLDRRRIRAQRELLDDQTLLAGVPDEEAEEEREDLLLRLQVDQVVKRFSIDDQRLLALRYLRDLSQPEVARMLGIPEGTVKVRLHRLRGRLRRELETSR, encoded by the coding sequence GTGGCCGGAGCGATCGCGGAGTCCCGCGTGCCCCAGCCGGGAGCGTGGGATTGGGAACGGATGCGGGCCGCGGCGACGCGGGAAGCCCGTCGCTACCTGCTGGCGTCGCACGACATCGACGACGTCGTGCAGGAGGCGCTGATGCGCGCGTGGCGTCGGCGCGACTCGTGCGCCGGCGAGGACCAGATGCCGTGGATGCGCCAGATCGCGCGCAACGAGGCGCTGCGGCTGCTCGACCGCCGCAGAATCCGCGCGCAGCGCGAACTGCTCGACGACCAGACGCTGCTTGCGGGCGTGCCCGACGAGGAGGCGGAGGAGGAGCGCGAGGACCTGCTCCTCCGCTTGCAGGTCGACCAAGTGGTCAAACGCTTCTCCATTGATGATCAGAGGTTGCTTGCTCTACGCTATCTGAGAGATTTGAGCCAACCTGAGGTGGCGCGCATGCTCGGAATCCCGGAGGGAACCGTCAAGGTCCGACTCCACCGGCTGCGGGGTCGCCTGCGGAGAGAACTCGAGACGAGCCGATGA
- a CDS encoding PQQ-dependent sugar dehydrogenase: MNRSRIARVAAVTLALAPFGAGTAVAARRPQGPPPPPKAANGAKVVTLAQGVPTPTQFAFGRGATFVAAAGAEDGSAPGGVYLLRGGRATPIKGMPRMAFGAAWSKGTLYVSSGPSIVAASGWNGKKFASTKTVFTGPKGFPGFNGIAIGPDGLIYAGVTMTERGDSRKVDAPYAQSIVALTTAGKDLQSYATGLRQPWMLTFAPGQSAPLATALGQENLGRRQPPDYVIKAEQGQDYGFPSCNWSKPDACAGFAEPLSLLPAHSSPMGIGVIGAKIYLALFTGTGRGPQVVSVPLAGGSKTTPLLNGFAAPVVALGTHGGNVYAGDVTGAIYRVKG, encoded by the coding sequence ATGAATCGTTCGCGGATCGCCCGCGTGGCGGCCGTCACGCTCGCGCTGGCGCCGTTCGGCGCTGGCACGGCGGTCGCCGCCAGAAGACCGCAGGGCCCCCCGCCGCCACCGAAGGCGGCGAACGGGGCGAAGGTCGTCACGCTGGCGCAGGGCGTCCCGACCCCCACCCAGTTCGCCTTCGGCAGGGGTGCGACGTTCGTCGCCGCCGCCGGCGCCGAGGACGGCTCCGCGCCCGGCGGGGTCTACCTGCTCAGAGGCGGCAGAGCGACCCCGATCAAGGGCATGCCGAGAATGGCGTTCGGTGCCGCCTGGAGCAAGGGCACGCTCTACGTCTCGTCCGGTCCGAGCATCGTCGCGGCGAGCGGGTGGAACGGGAAGAAGTTCGCATCGACGAAGACGGTCTTCACCGGCCCGAAGGGCTTCCCCGGCTTCAACGGGATCGCGATCGGCCCCGACGGGCTGATCTACGCCGGCGTCACGATGACTGAGAGAGGCGATTCGAGAAAGGTCGACGCGCCCTACGCGCAGTCGATCGTCGCGCTGACGACCGCCGGCAAGGACCTCCAGTCGTACGCGACCGGCCTGCGCCAGCCGTGGATGCTGACGTTCGCCCCCGGCCAGTCGGCGCCGCTCGCGACCGCGCTCGGGCAGGAGAACCTCGGCAGAAGACAGCCGCCGGACTACGTCATCAAGGCCGAGCAGGGCCAGGACTACGGCTTCCCGTCGTGCAACTGGTCCAAGCCCGACGCGTGCGCCGGCTTCGCCGAGCCGCTGTCGCTCCTGCCGGCCCATAGCTCCCCGATGGGGATCGGCGTGATCGGCGCGAAGATCTATCTCGCGCTCTTCACCGGCACCGGCAGAGGCCCGCAGGTCGTCTCCGTCCCGCTCGCAGGCGGCAGCAAGACGACGCCGCTGCTGAACGGCTTCGCAGCGCCCGTCGTCGCGCTCGGGACGCACGGCGGCAACGTCTACGCCGGCGACGTCACCGGCGCGATCTACCGCGTCAAGGGCTGA
- a CDS encoding MYG1 family protein: MRVATHSGSFHADDVFAIAALSLLDDAAPLEVVRTRDPQLLAAADVRVDVGQRDDPAGGDFDHHQRGGAGERPNGIRYASFGLVWREHGARICGGDEIAERIDQVLVQGVDANDTGQTISRSLVDGVAPFTVSHAIAALNPNWDDAPTAADKRQAFDAAVELAAGILRREIAAATSQARAAALVRSAIARAEDPRLIELDRGMPWHRELIPGAPDALFVLYPREDDWGLQAVPRQLGEFANRKDLPESWAGLSDAELAAATGVADARFCHIGRFIAVAGSREGALALARQALDAPGTNV, from the coding sequence ATGAGAGTCGCCACCCACTCCGGTTCCTTCCACGCCGACGACGTCTTCGCGATCGCGGCGCTGTCGCTGCTCGACGACGCCGCGCCGCTCGAGGTCGTCCGCACGCGCGATCCGCAGCTGCTCGCGGCCGCCGACGTGCGCGTCGACGTCGGTCAGCGGGACGATCCCGCCGGCGGCGACTTCGACCACCACCAGCGCGGCGGCGCCGGCGAGCGGCCGAACGGGATCCGCTACGCGTCGTTCGGGCTCGTCTGGCGCGAGCACGGCGCGCGCATCTGCGGCGGCGACGAGATCGCCGAGCGGATCGACCAGGTACTCGTGCAGGGCGTCGACGCGAACGACACCGGCCAGACGATCTCCCGGTCGCTGGTCGACGGGGTCGCCCCGTTCACCGTCTCGCACGCGATCGCGGCGCTGAACCCGAACTGGGACGACGCGCCGACTGCCGCGGACAAGCGGCAGGCGTTCGACGCGGCCGTCGAGCTGGCGGCCGGGATCCTGCGCCGCGAGATCGCCGCCGCGACCTCCCAGGCGCGCGCCGCGGCGCTCGTGCGCAGCGCGATCGCGCGCGCGGAGGATCCGCGCCTGATCGAGCTGGACCGCGGGATGCCGTGGCACCGCGAGCTGATCCCCGGCGCGCCGGACGCGCTGTTCGTCCTCTACCCGCGCGAGGACGACTGGGGGCTGCAGGCGGTCCCGCGGCAGCTCGGCGAGTTCGCCAACCGCAAGGACCTGCCGGAGTCGTGGGCCGGCCTGTCCGACGCGGAGCTGGCCGCGGCCACGGGCGTCGCCGACGCGCGTTTCTGCCACATCGGCCGCTTCATCGCGGTCGCCGGCAGCCGCGAGGGTGCGCTCGCGCTCGCACGGCAGGCGCTCGACGCACCCGGGACGAACGTCTGA
- a CDS encoding tetraprenyl-beta-curcumene synthase family protein produces MSREVQRWRTRADAIPDAALRSAALDALDHKRGHTDGAALFWTLPVQRHPRLLQLLVAYELIWDFLDNLSEQRATVDPTDDRQLFLAIADALDPARPISDYYLHHPSRDDGGYLVALVNACREHCRALPAFETVRPLLAKEGMRASVLGINHDPDPERRDAALRAWVAREFPGEHELCWYELTAAASTSLMTHALLALAAEPGITTEDAEATYAAYFPWLGLAGTMLDSYVDEADDLQAGAHSYIAHYPDRELATSRLCESIDRSARDVLALPHGERHAVLLSCMIALYLSKDSARVTALQPTTRQIARAGGSLPKLLLPVLRIWRLCNSQSSAT; encoded by the coding sequence GTGTCGCGCGAAGTCCAGCGCTGGCGGACTCGCGCCGACGCGATCCCGGACGCTGCGCTCCGGTCCGCCGCCCTCGACGCGCTTGACCACAAACGCGGCCACACCGACGGGGCGGCGCTGTTCTGGACGCTGCCTGTCCAACGGCACCCCAGGCTCCTGCAACTGCTCGTCGCCTACGAGCTGATCTGGGACTTTCTCGACAATCTCAGCGAGCAGCGAGCCACGGTCGACCCGACCGACGACCGTCAGCTGTTCCTCGCGATCGCGGACGCGCTCGACCCGGCTCGACCGATCTCCGACTACTACCTGCACCACCCGTCGCGGGACGACGGCGGCTACCTCGTTGCGCTCGTCAACGCCTGCCGCGAGCACTGCCGCGCACTGCCGGCGTTCGAGACCGTCCGACCGCTGCTGGCGAAGGAGGGCATGCGAGCGTCGGTGCTCGGGATCAACCACGACCCCGATCCCGAGCGTCGCGACGCCGCACTGCGCGCCTGGGTTGCGCGTGAGTTCCCCGGCGAGCACGAGCTGTGCTGGTACGAGCTGACGGCGGCCGCGAGCACGTCCCTGATGACGCATGCGCTGCTGGCGCTGGCTGCGGAGCCCGGGATCACGACGGAGGATGCGGAAGCGACCTACGCCGCGTACTTCCCTTGGCTGGGCCTCGCGGGGACGATGCTCGACAGCTACGTCGACGAAGCCGACGATCTCCAGGCGGGCGCGCACAGCTACATCGCCCACTACCCTGACCGCGAGCTCGCAACGTCGCGGCTCTGCGAGAGCATCGACCGATCGGCTCGCGACGTGCTTGCGCTGCCGCACGGAGAGCGCCATGCCGTCCTGCTCAGCTGCATGATCGCGCTCTACCTCAGCAAGGACAGCGCTCGGGTGACTGCGCTGCAGCCGACGACACGGCAGATCGCACGGGCCGGCGGGTCGCTCCCGAAGCTGCTGCTGCCGGTCCTGCGGATCTGGCGCCTCTGCAACTCGCAGAGCTCGGCCACCTGA
- a CDS encoding winged helix-turn-helix domain-containing protein: MKPYSDITDPRLIKALAHPLRIRILAILEDRELASPNELSELLGVSLGVMSYHVRRLHALGFLELVKRTPRRGAIEHHYRAKARPKVSDEGWAETPAIVKRAMVGASLEQVSGYVNAAAAKGGFDNADAHLSRSVIQLDEQGWKELAGEMAKTLATIEKIEAESAERLRRTGDDDAAERSAGIVLMMFQAEGVAEEGSANGGEGQHLGRRSSRRPRPLHAAGVELD, from the coding sequence ATGAAGCCATACAGCGACATCACCGATCCACGCCTGATCAAGGCACTCGCGCATCCGTTGCGGATCCGCATCCTCGCGATCCTCGAGGATCGCGAGCTGGCCAGCCCGAACGAGCTGTCGGAGCTGCTCGGCGTGTCGCTCGGCGTGATGAGCTACCACGTCCGGCGCCTCCACGCGCTCGGCTTCCTGGAGCTGGTCAAGCGGACTCCGCGGCGTGGCGCGATAGAGCACCACTACCGGGCCAAGGCGCGGCCGAAGGTCTCTGACGAGGGCTGGGCGGAGACGCCGGCGATCGTCAAGCGCGCGATGGTCGGCGCGTCGCTGGAGCAGGTCTCCGGCTACGTCAACGCTGCCGCCGCGAAGGGCGGCTTCGACAACGCGGACGCGCACCTCAGCCGCAGCGTCATACAGCTCGACGAGCAGGGCTGGAAGGAGCTCGCCGGCGAGATGGCCAAGACGCTCGCCACGATCGAGAAGATCGAGGCGGAGAGCGCCGAGCGCCTGCGCAGAACGGGCGACGACGACGCGGCGGAGAGATCGGCCGGCATCGTGCTGATGATGTTCCAGGCCGAGGGCGTGGCCGAAGAGGGTTCCGCGAACGGCGGCGAGGGCCAGCACCTCGGCCGCCGCTCCAGCCGGCGCCCGCGGCCGCTGCACGCGGCCGGCGTCGAGCTCGACTGA